A region of Pseudomonas cavernicola DNA encodes the following proteins:
- a CDS encoding LysR family transcriptional regulator, whose product MDQVKAMRVFVRIYERSSFTLAAEDLNMPRATLTHSMNQLEARLGTRLLERSTRRVKPTLDGEAYYGRCVHLLAELEEAEHAFRSVAPKGRLRVDLHGTLAKHFVVPALPEFLARYPEIQLSMSEADRFVDLIQEGVDCVLRAGTLSDSSLIGRRVATLDQLTCASPAYLRKHGEPKSLDDLARHRAVNYVSRTTGKHFPFEFLVDGALQEVQIDGAVSVFGAEIYAASALAGIGLIQVPRYRVASQLAEGLLREVLPQFPPPPMPVSVLYPHNRHMSPRVRVFVDWLTGLFAQVGAAEAAAHLSK is encoded by the coding sequence ATGGACCAGGTCAAAGCCATGAGAGTCTTCGTTCGCATCTATGAGCGGAGCAGCTTCACTCTGGCCGCCGAGGATCTGAACATGCCTCGCGCTACCCTGACTCACAGCATGAACCAGCTTGAGGCGCGGCTCGGCACCCGCCTGCTCGAACGCAGCACACGACGGGTAAAACCGACGCTCGACGGCGAGGCCTACTACGGACGTTGCGTGCACCTGTTGGCTGAGCTGGAAGAAGCCGAGCATGCGTTCCGCAGCGTGGCGCCCAAGGGGCGTCTGCGCGTGGACCTGCACGGCACGCTGGCAAAGCACTTCGTGGTGCCTGCCCTGCCGGAATTCCTCGCCCGCTACCCCGAGATCCAGTTATCCATGAGTGAGGCCGACCGCTTCGTCGACCTGATTCAGGAAGGCGTGGATTGCGTACTGCGTGCCGGCACCCTGAGCGACTCGTCGCTGATCGGCCGCCGCGTCGCCACGCTGGATCAGCTCACCTGTGCCAGCCCGGCCTATCTGCGCAAACATGGCGAGCCGAAAAGCCTGGACGACCTGGCCAGACACCGCGCGGTCAATTACGTGTCGAGGACGACCGGCAAGCATTTTCCGTTCGAATTCCTCGTCGACGGCGCGTTGCAGGAGGTGCAGATCGACGGAGCGGTTTCGGTGTTCGGCGCCGAAATCTACGCAGCCTCCGCCCTCGCTGGCATCGGCCTTATCCAGGTGCCGCGCTACCGCGTGGCGAGCCAGTTGGCGGAAGGTTTGCTGCGGGAGGTGTTGCCCCAGTTTCCGCCGCCGCCGATGCCGGTTTCGGTGCTCTATCCGCACAACCGGCACATGTCGCCGCGCGTGCGGGTGTTCGTCGACTGGCTGACCGGGCTGTTCGCACAGGTAGGCGCGGCGGAGGCGGCGGCGCACCTGTCCAAGTGA
- a CDS encoding TIGR03862 family flavoprotein: MTDSADANAHSHPVAIIGGGPAGLMAAEVLALAGVKVELFDAMPSVGRKFLLAGVGGMNITHSEPKQAFLSRYGTRREQFEPLLAKFGTDRLCAWIHGLGINTFVGSSGRVFPTDMKAAPLLRTWLKRLREHGVTIHTRHRWLGWDADGCLRIATPEGEQAIRADAVLLALGGGSWARLGSDGAWVPLLEQRGVQLAPLQPSNCGFEVVGWSPLFLEKFAGAPVKSTAIRLDQEPARLGEFVVTAQGVEGSLIYALSARIRERINAEGAATILLDLLPQKTQQQVEALLRKPRGSKSLSNHLRSQLGLEGVRAGLLRELSDAVTFANPALLAAAIKALPLTLVKTRPLDEAISSAGGVSFEALDQQLMLRQLPGVFCAGEMLDWEAPTGGYLLTACFASGRAAGLGILKWLQQC; this comes from the coding sequence ATGACTGACTCTGCCGACGCCAACGCCCACAGCCACCCAGTCGCCATTATTGGCGGCGGCCCCGCCGGACTGATGGCGGCAGAAGTGCTGGCGCTGGCCGGAGTTAAGGTCGAGCTGTTCGATGCCATGCCTTCGGTTGGCCGCAAGTTTCTGCTGGCTGGCGTCGGCGGGATGAATATCACCCATTCGGAGCCAAAGCAGGCGTTCCTCTCCCGCTACGGCACGCGCCGTGAACAGTTCGAACCGCTGCTGGCCAAGTTCGGCACCGATAGGCTGTGCGCGTGGATTCATGGCCTGGGCATAAACACCTTCGTTGGCAGCTCCGGGCGGGTGTTCCCCACCGATATGAAGGCCGCGCCCCTGCTGCGGACCTGGCTCAAGCGCCTGCGCGAGCACGGCGTGACTATCCATACTCGCCACCGCTGGTTGGGCTGGGATGCCGACGGCTGCCTGCGGATCGCCACGCCCGAGGGCGAGCAAGCCATACGGGCCGACGCCGTGCTGCTGGCCCTGGGTGGCGGCAGCTGGGCGCGGCTGGGTTCCGATGGCGCCTGGGTGCCCTTGCTGGAGCAGCGCGGCGTGCAACTGGCACCTTTGCAGCCGAGCAATTGCGGCTTCGAAGTCGTGGGTTGGAGCCCATTGTTTCTAGAGAAATTCGCCGGGGCGCCGGTCAAGTCGACGGCCATCCGCCTGGACCAGGAACCAGCGCGATTGGGTGAGTTCGTGGTCACCGCCCAGGGCGTCGAGGGCAGCCTGATCTATGCGCTGTCCGCGCGAATTCGTGAGCGGATCAATGCCGAGGGTGCGGCGACTATCCTGCTCGATCTGCTGCCGCAGAAAACCCAGCAGCAGGTCGAAGCGCTGTTGCGTAAGCCGCGGGGCAGCAAATCGCTGAGCAACCACCTGCGCAGCCAACTGGGCCTTGAAGGCGTGCGTGCCGGGTTGTTGCGCGAACTCAGCGACGCCGTGACCTTCGCCAATCCCGCCCTGCTCGCCGCGGCGATCAAGGCGCTACCGCTGACACTGGTGAAAACCCGCCCGCTGGACGAGGCCATCAGCAGCGCCGGCGGCGTGTCGTTCGAGGCCCTGGATCAGCAGTTGATGCTGAGGCAATTGCCCGGAGTGTTCTGCGCCGGCGAAATGCTCGACTGGGAAGCGCCCACCGGCGGCTATTTGCTCACCGCCTGCTTCGCCAGCGGCCGCGCTGCGGGGCTAGGCATATTGAAATGGCTGCAGCAGTGCTGA
- a CDS encoding VOC family protein — MQRIQKITPCLWFDDQAEEAVAFYTAIFRDSKIVSISRYGEAGYEFHGKPAGTVMAVAFELDGQAFTALNGGPLFKFNEAISFQVNCDTQDEVDYYWGRLSAGGDEKAQQCGWLKDKYGASWQVVPSVLLEMLNDPDAEKSQRAMQAMLQMKKIDIGKLKQAFAGAS, encoded by the coding sequence ATGCAACGCATTCAAAAGATCACCCCATGCTTGTGGTTTGACGATCAAGCCGAAGAGGCCGTTGCGTTCTATACCGCCATCTTTAGAGATTCCAAGATCGTAAGCATCAGTCGGTATGGGGAAGCGGGGTATGAGTTCCATGGGAAACCCGCGGGAACAGTAATGGCCGTGGCATTTGAACTGGATGGGCAGGCGTTTACTGCTCTCAACGGCGGCCCGTTATTCAAATTCAACGAGGCCATTTCGTTCCAAGTCAATTGCGACACGCAGGATGAGGTGGACTACTACTGGGGGAGGCTCTCTGCTGGCGGAGACGAAAAAGCACAACAGTGCGGCTGGCTCAAGGATAAGTACGGCGCCTCATGGCAAGTTGTTCCCAGCGTTTTGCTCGAGATGCTCAATGACCCCGACGCTGAAAAATCCCAAAGAGCCATGCAGGCGATGCTGCAAATGAAGAAGATCGACATTGGCAAACTAAAACAGGCTTTTGCTGGAGCGAGCTAG
- a CDS encoding dienelactone hydrolase family protein: MSTPTNTQNADSNALVITTPDGDFSAFVALPKADSAPVIVVIQEIFGINADMRETCRQLAALGYIAVCPDLYWRQEPGVSLTDQTQDEWNKAMTFYTAFDVDAGVSDIAATISAALKLPGASGKVGAVGYCLGGLLAYLTATRTDADAAVAYYGVGIDQHLDEAANINQSLLMHIAEEDEFVPPETRQRILTALQGNHQVDIHLYPGCNHAFARNAGAHYDAVAARLANARTAEFFDKHLK; encoded by the coding sequence ATGAGCACGCCCACGAATACTCAAAACGCGGACAGCAACGCGCTCGTGATCACGACGCCCGATGGCGATTTTTCGGCCTTCGTCGCCTTGCCGAAGGCGGATTCTGCCCCGGTTATTGTGGTGATCCAGGAGATCTTCGGCATCAATGCAGATATGCGCGAGACCTGTCGCCAATTGGCTGCCCTTGGCTATATCGCCGTGTGCCCTGATTTGTACTGGCGCCAGGAGCCAGGCGTCAGTCTGACCGACCAAACCCAAGACGAGTGGAACAAGGCGATGACCTTTTACACCGCCTTCGATGTCGACGCCGGGGTGTCCGACATCGCCGCCACGATAAGTGCGGCGCTGAAGCTTCCCGGCGCGTCAGGAAAGGTCGGGGCAGTTGGTTACTGCCTGGGTGGCCTGCTGGCCTACCTGACCGCCACTCGTACGGATGCGGACGCCGCGGTGGCCTATTACGGCGTGGGCATCGACCAGCATCTGGACGAAGCGGCAAACATCAACCAGTCATTGCTCATGCACATCGCCGAGGAGGACGAATTCGTCCCGCCCGAGACGCGCCAGCGGATCCTCACTGCTCTGCAGGGCAACCACCAGGTAGATATCCATCTCTACCCGGGCTGTAACCATGCGTTCGCGCGCAACGCGGGCGCGCACTACGACGCTGTTGCGGCGAGATTGGCCAATGCCCGCACGGCGGAGTTCTTTGACAAGCACCTGAAATAA
- a CDS encoding SDR family oxidoreductase: MSTTTQKVAIVTGASRGIGAEVAKRLAAEGFAVVINFASSANEADALVAQLRQGGSQAIAVKADVANAEDVRRLFDEAEQHLGKVDVLVNNAGILKTVPLAETSDELFEQTFGINTRGTFNTLREAGARLNDGGRIVNFSSTTLALNLPGYAVYNATKAAVEAFTHVFAKELRGRNITVNAVAPGPIATDLFLHGKSEEQIQQFAKMPPLQRLGQPEDIAGVVVFLVGRDGGWVNGQILRANGGLA; encoded by the coding sequence ATGTCCACCACCACTCAGAAAGTAGCCATCGTTACCGGCGCCTCGCGCGGGATCGGCGCTGAAGTCGCCAAGCGTCTCGCCGCCGAGGGTTTCGCCGTCGTCATCAACTTCGCCAGCAGCGCCAACGAGGCCGACGCCCTGGTCGCCCAGCTGCGCCAGGGGGGCAGCCAGGCCATCGCGGTCAAGGCCGACGTCGCCAATGCTGAGGATGTGCGTCGTCTGTTCGACGAGGCCGAACAGCATTTGGGTAAGGTAGACGTGCTGGTCAACAACGCCGGCATCCTCAAGACCGTGCCACTGGCCGAGACCAGCGACGAGCTGTTCGAGCAAACCTTCGGCATCAATACCCGCGGCACCTTCAACACCCTGCGCGAAGCGGGAGCACGCCTCAACGACGGCGGCCGCATCGTCAATTTCTCCAGCACCACGCTGGCGCTGAACCTGCCTGGCTATGCCGTCTACAACGCGACTAAAGCGGCTGTCGAGGCATTCACCCATGTGTTCGCCAAGGAGCTGCGCGGTCGCAACATCACCGTCAATGCCGTTGCCCCTGGGCCGATCGCCACCGACCTGTTTCTCCACGGCAAAAGCGAAGAGCAGATCCAGCAGTTCGCCAAGATGCCGCCCCTCCAGCGCCTGGGCCAACCCGAGGACATCGCCGGCGTCGTCGTCTTCCTGGTCGGTCGCGATGGCGGCTGGGTCAACGGCCAGATCCTGCGCGCCAACGGCGGCCTCGCCTGA
- a CDS encoding ABC transporter substrate-binding protein: MDERKSFIKTMRSWQNGSITRREFLGRTGLGLAAAVVASNMPGLLTSQAFAGEKGKIGDRVVLATWPNYHNPENFTAFAEATGAQVQVNVFGSNEEMLAKLQAGGSGWDVFVPTNYTISTYVELGLIEPLDLAKLPNFDPASFEKRFMEQGVVNGKVYAVPKDWGTTGFVYDSKKLSGKPSSWKEFWELSQGAASSRVMVHDYQLTVIGNALKSFGYSFNSLDPKELADAEKLLLEVKPHLFAINSDYQPSMRNGDAWMAMCWTGDALQLRRDIPSMQYVLGREGGELWSDFFAIPKSAERREAAYAFINFLLDPQVNKREVEAHGYPSGDKRVDALLPKAMLDDPIMYPAAEQLSTLEFGAAATLTSPARAELMARFKAA; this comes from the coding sequence ATGGACGAACGTAAGAGCTTCATCAAGACGATGCGCAGCTGGCAGAACGGCTCCATCACCCGGCGCGAGTTTCTCGGTCGCACCGGGCTGGGCCTGGCCGCTGCGGTCGTCGCCAGCAACATGCCCGGTCTGTTGACCAGCCAGGCCTTCGCCGGCGAGAAGGGCAAGATCGGCGACCGCGTGGTGCTAGCCACCTGGCCGAACTACCACAACCCGGAGAACTTCACGGCCTTCGCCGAAGCCACCGGCGCCCAGGTGCAGGTCAACGTGTTCGGCTCCAACGAGGAGATGCTCGCCAAGTTGCAGGCCGGCGGCAGCGGCTGGGACGTGTTCGTGCCGACTAACTACACCATCAGCACCTATGTCGAGCTGGGCCTGATCGAGCCGTTGGACCTCGCCAAGCTGCCGAACTTCGATCCGGCCTCCTTCGAGAAACGCTTCATGGAGCAGGGCGTGGTCAATGGCAAGGTCTACGCCGTGCCGAAGGACTGGGGCACCACCGGCTTCGTCTATGACAGCAAGAAGCTCAGCGGCAAGCCGAGTAGTTGGAAGGAGTTCTGGGAGCTGAGCCAGGGCGCGGCGTCTAGCCGAGTGATGGTCCACGATTACCAGTTGACCGTGATCGGCAACGCCCTGAAGTCCTTCGGCTACAGCTTCAACTCGCTGGACCCGAAGGAGCTGGCCGATGCCGAGAAGCTGCTGCTGGAGGTCAAGCCGCACCTGTTCGCGATCAACTCCGACTACCAGCCGTCCATGCGCAACGGCGATGCCTGGATGGCCATGTGCTGGACCGGCGACGCTTTGCAACTGCGCCGCGACATCCCGAGCATGCAGTACGTCCTGGGCCGCGAGGGCGGCGAGCTGTGGAGCGACTTCTTCGCCATTCCGAAGAGCGCCGAGCGCCGCGAGGCGGCCTACGCCTTCATCAACTTCCTGCTTGACCCGCAGGTGAATAAGCGCGAGGTGGAGGCCCACGGTTACCCGAGCGGCGACAAGCGGGTGGATGCGCTGCTGCCCAAGGCAATGCTCGACGACCCGATCATGTATCCGGCCGCCGAGCAGCTCAGCACCCTCGAGTTCGGCGCCGCGGCGACCCTCACCAGTCCGGCCCGCGCCGAGTTGATGGCGCGCTTCAAGGCGGCGTAG
- a CDS encoding IS1182 family transposase, translated as MAYIQGEARDQTSLFPVSLEELIPDDHLVRVIDAYVARLDLKLLGFAKATPKSTGRPAYDPADLLKLYLYGYFHRIRSSRRLEAECLRNVEVMWLLNRLKPDFKTIADYRKDNGQAFSATCRAFVQFCRQAGLIAGELVAIDGSKFKAVASARRHVDLKKLKRQQEKLDKRIAQYLAELDEADKSEANEAVDRSAVKTALERLQAKQADNLTCQALMQALELEQFITTESDARMMRTPRGGRVAYNVQTAVDAEHCLILHHEVTQDGNDTQQLEPMAKAAQSELQQDVLTVTADAGYSNGEQFQACEDAGITAYVPPNRAVNNRGGDTQLFERSDFTYDAESDQYRCPAGKLLTLKQLNRGERIYHAAISDCSACPLKAQCTNAQRRYLRRHAHEAAFERMEQRLQAQPEMMASRRSIVEHPFGNLKQWLFGNGRFLLRQLKGARTEMALAVQAYNLKRAINVLGARHLIGLMG; from the coding sequence ATGGCGTACATCCAAGGAGAGGCGCGAGACCAGACCAGTCTGTTTCCGGTTTCGCTGGAAGAGTTGATTCCCGACGACCATCTGGTCCGTGTGATCGATGCCTACGTGGCTCGACTGGACCTCAAGCTACTCGGGTTTGCCAAAGCCACTCCCAAGAGTACGGGGCGTCCTGCCTACGATCCGGCGGACCTGCTCAAGCTGTACCTGTATGGCTATTTCCACCGCATCCGCTCCTCCCGACGCCTCGAAGCTGAATGCCTGCGCAACGTCGAAGTCATGTGGTTGCTCAATCGGCTCAAGCCGGACTTCAAGACCATCGCCGATTACCGCAAGGACAACGGACAAGCGTTCAGCGCGACCTGTCGGGCCTTCGTGCAGTTTTGCCGTCAAGCCGGGCTGATCGCCGGAGAGTTGGTGGCCATCGATGGCAGCAAATTCAAGGCCGTGGCCTCAGCGCGTCGGCATGTGGATCTGAAGAAGCTCAAGCGTCAGCAAGAGAAGCTGGATAAGCGTATCGCCCAGTACCTGGCGGAGCTGGATGAGGCGGACAAGTCCGAAGCCAATGAGGCCGTTGACCGTAGTGCGGTAAAAACGGCGCTGGAGCGACTGCAAGCCAAACAGGCCGACAACCTGACTTGCCAAGCACTGATGCAGGCCCTGGAGCTTGAGCAATTCATCACCACCGAGAGCGATGCCCGGATGATGCGTACCCCTCGGGGTGGGCGCGTCGCTTACAACGTGCAAACAGCTGTGGACGCCGAGCATTGCCTGATCCTGCATCACGAGGTCACACAGGACGGCAACGATACCCAGCAGCTCGAGCCGATGGCTAAAGCCGCCCAGTCCGAGTTGCAGCAGGACGTGCTGACGGTCACTGCCGATGCCGGTTACTCCAACGGCGAGCAGTTCCAGGCATGCGAAGATGCCGGCATTACCGCCTATGTGCCGCCCAACCGGGCAGTTAACAACCGGGGTGGTGATACGCAGCTGTTCGAGCGAAGTGATTTCACTTACGACGCAGAGAGCGACCAGTACCGCTGTCCGGCAGGCAAGTTGCTGACGCTCAAGCAACTGAATCGCGGGGAGCGTATCTACCACGCGGCGATCAGCGACTGCAGCGCTTGCCCGCTCAAGGCACAGTGCACCAACGCCCAGCGTCGCTACCTGAGACGCCATGCCCACGAGGCGGCCTTTGAGCGAATGGAGCAGCGGCTGCAGGCGCAGCCCGAGATGATGGCGAGTAGGCGATCCATCGTCGAGCATCCATTTGGCAACCTCAAACAATGGCTATTTGGTAATGGTCGCTTCCTGCTTCGCCAATTGAAGGGAGCACGAACCGAAATGGCCTTAGCGGTACAGGCCTATAACCTCAAAAGAGCGATCAACGTGCTCGGCGCACGCCACCTCATCGGATTGATGGGCTGA
- a CDS encoding ABC transporter permease has protein sequence MWLRSYSTSVYLFLYAPIALIMLFSFNAGRHAAAFECCSTQWFGRTFGNPFIMEALATSLMIGLCSAVIATLFGTLAVFGLQRVGKRVRLLFEALIYSAIIIPGIVIGIATLIAFISLFDLLNPLLAALDLGIPRLNMGFATVVAAHSLFTMALVMVIVRTRVEALDRALLEASADLYAPPLETFWRVTLPQIAPAVLAGFLLAFTFSFDDFIVAFFVAGSETTLPIYIFSSIRRGVTPEINAISTVIICASLALLFTSRYLQNRRAGV, from the coding sequence ATGTGGCTAAGAAGCTATTCGACTTCGGTCTATCTGTTCCTCTACGCGCCGATCGCGCTGATCATGCTGTTCAGCTTCAACGCTGGCCGCCATGCGGCGGCCTTCGAATGCTGTTCGACGCAGTGGTTCGGCCGGACGTTCGGCAACCCCTTCATCATGGAGGCGCTCGCCACCAGCCTGATGATCGGCCTGTGTTCTGCGGTGATCGCCACGCTGTTCGGCACCCTGGCGGTGTTCGGCCTGCAACGGGTCGGCAAGCGCGTGCGGCTGTTGTTCGAGGCGCTGATCTACAGCGCCATCATCATCCCCGGCATCGTCATCGGCATCGCCACCCTGATCGCCTTCATCAGTCTGTTCGACCTGCTCAATCCGCTGCTGGCGGCGCTGGATCTGGGCATCCCGCGGCTGAACATGGGCTTCGCCACAGTGGTGGCGGCACACTCGCTGTTCACCATGGCGCTGGTGATGGTGATCGTCCGCACCCGCGTCGAGGCGCTGGATCGCGCGCTGCTGGAGGCCTCGGCCGATCTCTATGCCCCGCCGCTGGAGACTTTCTGGCGGGTGACCTTGCCGCAGATCGCCCCGGCGGTGCTGGCCGGCTTCCTGCTGGCGTTCACCTTCAGCTTCGACGACTTCATAGTCGCCTTCTTCGTCGCTGGCTCCGAGACCACGCTGCCGATCTACATCTTCTCCTCGATCCGCCGTGGCGTGACGCCGGAGATCAACGCCATATCCACGGTGATCATCTGCGCCTCGCTGGCGCTGCTGTTCACCTCCCGCTATCTGCAAAACCGCCGAGCCGGCGTTTAG
- a CDS encoding ABC transporter permease, giving the protein MHIAVSAPLQAASAAKPAVAGKSLGRRVTWLLLLPSTLWFLLLLLLPLLIILVFSLGERSAVGGYSAGLTLDNYLNLASRAKAFTNTLVLAPAGTLICLLAAYPLAYFLAVKVKRNKSLLLTLVIVPFWTSFLIRTYAWIFILSGKGIPALLASFGLDDVRLINTPTAVLIGIVYGYLPLMVFPIYVSLEKLDKRLLEASGDLGAGAFETFRRITLPLSAPGVITGVMLVFILLMGEFLIPAILGGGKVFFVGNALVDLFLQSRNWPFGSAVAMTLVAMMLAIIALYLKLVARLGGKQSDGVL; this is encoded by the coding sequence ATGCATATTGCCGTTAGCGCCCCGCTTCAGGCGGCGAGCGCTGCTAAGCCAGCTGTTGCCGGAAAGAGCCTCGGTCGGCGGGTCACCTGGCTCCTGCTGTTGCCCTCGACCCTGTGGTTCCTGCTGCTGTTGTTGCTGCCGCTGCTGATCATCCTGGTGTTCAGTCTCGGCGAGCGTAGCGCGGTCGGCGGCTACAGCGCAGGGCTGACCCTGGACAACTACCTGAACTTGGCGTCACGAGCCAAGGCCTTCACCAATACCCTGGTGCTTGCGCCGGCGGGCACCCTGATCTGCCTGCTCGCGGCCTACCCGCTGGCCTACTTCCTGGCGGTGAAGGTCAAGCGCAACAAGTCGCTGTTGCTGACCCTGGTGATAGTGCCGTTCTGGACCAGCTTCCTGATCCGCACCTACGCGTGGATCTTCATCCTCAGCGGCAAGGGCATTCCGGCGCTACTGGCCAGCTTTGGCCTGGACGACGTGCGCCTGATCAACACGCCGACTGCGGTGCTGATCGGCATCGTCTACGGCTACCTGCCGCTGATGGTGTTCCCCATCTACGTCAGCCTGGAAAAGCTCGACAAGCGCCTGCTGGAAGCCTCCGGCGATCTCGGCGCGGGCGCCTTCGAGACCTTTCGCCGCATCACCTTGCCGTTGTCGGCGCCGGGGGTGATCACTGGGGTGATGTTGGTGTTCATCCTGCTGATGGGCGAGTTCCTGATCCCGGCGATTCTCGGTGGCGGCAAGGTGTTCTTCGTCGGCAACGCCCTGGTCGACCTGTTCCTGCAATCGCGCAACTGGCCGTTCGGCAGCGCGGTGGCCATGACCTTGGTGGCGATGATGCTGGCGATCATCGCCCTTTACCTGAAACTGGTGGCGCGCTTGGGCGGCAAGCAGTCGGACGGAGTGCTCTGA
- a CDS encoding aldehyde dehydrogenase family protein — protein MRDQLYINGEWVSPDLGGYFEVLDPASEQVIQRVPAGTEEDIDHAVRAARRAFEHGWGQTSGAERAGWLEALADELEGGQDALALLEVRDNGKPLPEAQWDIADAIGCFRYYAELARELDSRQDEPLALPDERFRCRVRREPVGVTGQIIPWNYPLLMASWKVAPALAAGATVVLKPSELTPLTALELAAAADKIGLPAGVLNLVTGLGAEAGGPLSQHPMVDKLAFTGSVPTGAKIMSAAAADIKNISLELGGKSAFIVFDDADVEAAVEWILFGIFWNQGQVCSATSRLLVQEGIAARLLERLIEATRNIRIGQGLEQGVQLGPLVSQGQHDKVIGFIEQGKASGARLLTGGKRPAHLHSGYFIEPTIFDEPAENSIIWREEVFGPLLCIKRFKREEDAVRMANASRFGLAGAVMSSDLERAARVANSLRAGIVWVNCSQPTFPQAPWGGMKHSGIGRELGRWGLENYLEVKQVTEYIGTEPWGWYLK, from the coding sequence ATGCGCGATCAGCTGTATATCAACGGTGAGTGGGTCAGCCCGGATCTGGGTGGTTACTTCGAGGTGCTTGACCCGGCCAGCGAGCAAGTCATCCAGCGCGTGCCGGCCGGCACTGAAGAAGACATCGACCATGCCGTGCGCGCCGCCCGGCGAGCCTTCGAACATGGCTGGGGGCAGACCAGCGGCGCCGAGCGCGCGGGTTGGCTGGAGGCCCTGGCGGACGAACTGGAGGGCGGCCAGGATGCGCTGGCCCTGCTTGAGGTGCGCGACAACGGCAAGCCGCTGCCGGAAGCGCAGTGGGATATCGCCGATGCGATTGGCTGCTTCCGTTATTACGCCGAGCTGGCGCGGGAACTGGACAGCCGCCAGGACGAGCCGCTGGCGCTGCCGGATGAGCGTTTCCGCTGCCGGGTTCGCCGTGAGCCGGTCGGGGTGACGGGGCAGATCATCCCCTGGAACTACCCGTTGCTGATGGCTTCGTGGAAAGTCGCACCGGCGCTGGCTGCGGGTGCCACGGTAGTGCTGAAACCCTCCGAGCTGACGCCACTGACGGCGCTGGAACTGGCCGCGGCAGCCGACAAGATCGGCCTGCCGGCGGGGGTACTGAACCTGGTGACCGGCCTTGGCGCCGAGGCCGGCGGCCCGCTAAGCCAGCACCCGATGGTGGACAAACTGGCCTTCACCGGCAGTGTGCCGACCGGCGCGAAGATCATGTCGGCCGCCGCCGCGGATATCAAAAACATCAGCCTGGAGCTGGGTGGCAAGTCGGCCTTTATCGTCTTCGACGATGCCGATGTCGAGGCGGCCGTGGAGTGGATTCTGTTCGGCATCTTCTGGAACCAGGGCCAGGTCTGTAGCGCCACCTCACGCCTGCTGGTGCAGGAAGGCATCGCCGCGCGGCTGCTCGAACGGCTGATCGAAGCCACCCGCAACATCCGCATCGGTCAAGGCCTGGAACAGGGCGTACAGCTCGGCCCGTTGGTCAGCCAGGGCCAGCATGACAAGGTCATTGGTTTCATCGAGCAGGGCAAGGCCAGCGGCGCGCGGCTGCTCACCGGCGGTAAGCGTCCGGCGCACTTGCATAGCGGTTACTTCATCGAGCCGACGATCTTCGATGAACCGGCAGAGAACAGCATCATCTGGCGCGAGGAAGTGTTCGGCCCGCTGCTCTGCATCAAGCGCTTCAAGCGTGAAGAAGATGCCGTGCGCATGGCCAACGCCAGCCGCTTCGGCTTGGCCGGCGCGGTGATGAGCAGCGATCTGGAGCGAGCCGCGCGGGTGGCCAATTCCCTGCGTGCTGGCATCGTTTGGGTCAACTGTTCGCAGCCGACCTTTCCCCAAGCGCCGTGGGGCGGCATGAAACACAGCGGCATTGGCCGTGAACTGGGGCGCTGGGGGCTGGAGAATTACCTGGAAGTGAAACAGGTGACTGAATATATCGGCACCGAGCCTTGGGGTTGGTATCTGAAGTAA